The Schistosoma mansoni, WGS project CABG00000000 data, supercontig 0199, strain Puerto Rico, whole genome shotgun sequence genome includes a region encoding these proteins:
- a CDS encoding sh3 domain-binding glutamic acid-rich-like protein yields the protein MVVDVYISSTSGNTKVKSRQQYIINILSAAKIPFEVKDISSSETDKQFMFKALEENGKTVIAPQLFLGSEYLGDYDEFIQANENEMLLEFLKLNDSSRASSLETES from the exons ATGGTTGTGGATGTTTATATATCATCAACCTCAGGAAATACAAAA GTCAAAAGTAGACAACAATATATTATAAACATACTTAGTGCAGCCAAGATACCCTTTGAAGTAAAAGATATATCATCCTCAGAGACTGACAAACAATTTATGTTCAAGGCTCTCGAAGAAAACGGGAAAACAGTAATAGCTCCTCAGCTTTTTCTTGGATCGGAATACCTAGGG GATTATGATGAATTTATTCAAGctaatgaaaatgaaatgttaTTAGAATTTCTAAAACTTAATGATTCATCACGTGCATCAAGTTTAGAAACTGaatcataa